In a single window of the Thermoanaerobaculia bacterium genome:
- a CDS encoding LEA type 2 family protein, producing the protein MRRRRAAPLLLLLAAVAASAGCVTFRKPAIVFEGVAVSEITRDQASLDVELGVTNPNGYRLGVRQLTYRLSIDGADAGQGSIDAAVSIPPHGRATVKLPLTLAFAPLKTRALDLALSGGIGYAVEGEIVFTTPLGAVRRPYRHEDRLSLFR; encoded by the coding sequence GTGAGGCGCCGGCGGGCGGCGCCGCTCCTCCTCCTCTTGGCGGCCGTCGCCGCCTCGGCCGGCTGCGTGACGTTCCGCAAGCCGGCGATCGTCTTCGAAGGAGTCGCGGTCTCCGAGATCACCCGGGACCAGGCCTCGCTCGACGTCGAGCTCGGCGTCACGAACCCGAACGGGTACCGGCTCGGCGTCCGGCAGCTCACGTACCGGCTGTCGATCGACGGGGCCGACGCCGGACAGGGATCGATCGACGCCGCGGTCTCGATCCCGCCGCACGGGAGGGCGACCGTGAAGCTGCCGTTGACGCTCGCGTTCGCGCCGCTGAAGACGCGCGCGCTCGACCTCGCGCTCTCCGGCGGGATCGGCTACGCCGTCGAGGGGGAGATCGTCTTCACGACGCCGCTCGGCGCGGTTCGGCGTCCGTACCGCCATGAGGACCGGCTGAGCCTGTTCCGCTGA